Within the Girardinichthys multiradiatus isolate DD_20200921_A chromosome 12, DD_fGirMul_XY1, whole genome shotgun sequence genome, the region tttcttttttaaggttttacacagaaaatgtttgtcatcacagaaagaaatttatcACATCCAGAAGATTTAAACCAACCAACCAATTCATCTGAGGCCAACCAAAGAGCAGAAAAATTTTACGCAAACATTTAGTCTGTTTATGGCACTAGGAATTATCCTCCTGCTCCCATCTCTGCCATAGATTTCCAGTGCTTTGAGTCATGTTCAATCTGGATCCAGAGATCCACTTATCATGGAACACCCTGCCAATAACCAAACCCGTAGGATCATGATGGTACTCGGCCTCCTCTCTATTGTTTATagtgaaatgttttattcttaCACACTTAATAAACTAAACTCATTCCTGAAATCGCATGATGTAATTAACCAGGTCTAAGGGCTGGATGTGCCCAAGTCTGCTTTTGAGTAAAAGTTACTGGATGTTCGTGGTCCTACTTactgtaaaaatgaaatgaaggcAAAAACCGTGGTTAGTAGAAGGGAAAAAAGGATTTTACCTAACAATTTTAATTTGAACAAGATTTGAATTACCATAGTCTGCATTTTAAAGTCCTCGCATTATTGAACAACTCGTCCCTAAAatgtgtaacaaaaaaaaaaaaggtcgaCCTGCATCACCTGTTAAGAGACCAGATTTGTCCCATTCTTGAATTGTGGTCGTGGGCCTGTATATTCTTCCAAGGGCCACAAATGGCCTAGGGCCTGCACCTTTGACTCCCTTGAGCTAACTAAGATAGCTGTTAAGTGTAAATTTGAGAAGAACTGTGTGGTGAAACTGAACTGTGTTGGAAGTATTAGTTAAGGGTGGAACTGTTAttgctgctttttatttttttactaattagtttttttaactTGAATTGTACAGAATACATGTCACATGTGgaacaaagttttaaaattatcTAACATAGTTTTCTATTCTAACCCACAAAAACCCGAAGTCTAGCTTAGTTCTGAATGCATTAAGAATTGTTTGCTTGTCTTTGTTCAGAGGGCAGTGGAGGAGCTTGTCCTGTTGTTGCCTCCTACATCCTCCACAACTCCTTGGCCTATGGAGCTGACTGGTCCAGGCTGTCCCTTGAGGACCCCGCACCGCAGTCCCCTCCAGCCACAGAACCAAACGAAAGCCTCATAGAGAGCAGAGGACACTTACGGATTCATTATGAGTCTCCTACTGCCAGCTTTGACACTTCCCTGGAGGATGACGCAGGACATTACATCCCAGAGGCGATTGTAGCACCCTCCACCAGCCCTGCTGCAGCTCCAGCCCCCAACCTGGACAAGGATGCTTCCTCGCTGTCCTGTCTGCTAGCTAGCTGCTCATTCTATGACCACATGCTCCATGTGTGGCGCTGGGACTGGACTCCAGAAGAAACTCAGCAGGAGCCCGGTCCACATTGAGCTGGTCTAATGTAGATACATCCTATAATACCCTGTACTGCTTCATGTAGATGAGTCTCCTACACTTAAACATAATGCTTATTTAgcacaaactttattttgatGACAGTTTTTAATAAACACTTTATAATCCTCATGTCTTTATTCTACAGCACCAACAGGGAGACAGCCCTTCACCACAACACTAAGTTGAACTGTTAGCACCCCTGATAAAGCTATTTAACAACCCTTAAAGAAAGTATTTTATTCTGGCATAATCTCATCCTGAAACATTCAGCTTTAAGTCTATTTGTTCAGTGGGGGAAATTCCAAGTTGAGTGGTTAATTTTTAACAAGATCAATGAGTATATTTGCTCAAtctgtttaaaactgagcatttTTAGAGTAAATAAGTAATCAGTGACAATAAGATGGTAAGGGACCAGTTGGAGCCACATGTTGGAGCCTACTTGAACAGGTCATTGAGGTCTGCAACTACACATTTAGGTTTTAGATTTGGACATTTACAGGTGCACTTCTAGAAATACAGGCCACAAGGAAATGTCCGTTTTAAATACTTTGACCAGTAAATGAGCCATTAAATACACGAGTTTTATCTAGCTTTATTTTACCAAGCCAGACTAGTCAGTTTAATGCAACAATGGGTCACTCCAGGTACGTTTTTCCTAGGGAAATGTGTGACAAACATCCTCCACCAGTTGTTTCTGAAACGCTTAGAGGTGTTTTCCAATATTAGGACGGACATTTAACTCTGACATAAATGATATTCTGGCTTAACCCTTGTGCTGAGTAGCTCATCAACTTTATTTGCAGATTTTTCAACACTTCTAATAAATGACAAATTTCCAGTTCCATCCGTGATGTTCCTGAAGCCAAACACAGTCATTAACGCACATAGTTCTTAGGATACAGCTTGAACAGCTTCCCTTCTTGTGTGGGTTCAAATCCATATTTCTCCAGCTGATCTCTGCTGAATGTGCCCTCCTCAAAGTCTTTTCTGATCTGAGGGGCTACAACCTGATCAAATAAACTCTGTGCTGTCAGCGGAGGATCTGTCCCCCTCGGTGACCGGTATGAGACGTACGGTTTCAGCTTGAATCCCTCCAGATGGGGCACCACGAACTCAGGAATCATGGTCCGAACGGACAGGAACTTTCTGCTGGAGAGCCTCAGTCCCGCGGGCCGGGAGCCTCTGCCTTTGTTATGAGTCTTGGAGCCACGCTTACTGGTGAACTCAGACATCCTGTCCGCACCTCGAACCAGACCCCTCATTAGTGTGGACAGCACCCCCATGGTTCCCACAGGTTCTTCCTCCAGGACCATGAGAACACATGCAGAGAGGACAGCTGTTAGCATTAGCTATGCAGCAATACAACATgaagacaaagcaaatcagataCTTCAATGTCTCTGAACTACTGATGTAAAAACCTCTGCGTCAGACCCGCCTTTCCTTCTGCAAAACGGTCGCATTGAcacataataaaaaacataaagctcTGCTCACCTTCAACACACCGCTAATAGGAACAAGTATGTGTCGCTACTAAATACAGTGCGTGGTGATTGGCTGACTAAAACGCATATTgaccaattaaaacacaagaTACTGGCACAAGCTGTTAGTAATTGGAGGAGAGCTCGAGTAAAGCTAGAAAACAGTAGCGCAAGAACTTCAGAAActatggccctgtcccaatacccacactacaccctacgcatctctatgaagtgtgtactttgtacaagtgcatgtaagggttgaagtgcgcaggttacaagcgtgcaaaattggagaattgggacagtagggattacgtcatcgacttgcacctctacACCGTAACTGCAaaatcaaaaagggcgggaaccagcgctgttttcccagtcttgctgctaaaaaacatattttaaaactgcaacaagcaattgttttgaggagaagaaagtgcaggaagcgacggAGGCTTacacaccagactctcgccgcgcaagtgtttgtttgaaaggtaacttcagtgttatgacgtactgactgcccagactcactctgaacccagtggtatcttataatgttgagcctggaaaaccagtaaaaaaatatatttgtcggcttgctgtctaaagtttacgcagttcttattattctgatttgatggctggttacgttgacggttgtgattggtttttgctcagaacgtgatctgcagcagtgaattgtgggtaata harbors:
- the mrpl41 gene encoding 39S ribosomal protein L41, mitochondrial; amino-acid sequence: MGVLSTLMRGLVRGADRMSEFTSKRGSKTHNKGRGSRPAGLRLSSRKFLSVRTMIPEFVVPHLEGFKLKPYVSYRSPRGTDPPLTAQSLFDQVVAPQIRKDFEEGTFSRDQLEKYGFEPTQEGKLFKLYPKNYVR